A single Osmerus mordax isolate fOsmMor3 chromosome 9, fOsmMor3.pri, whole genome shotgun sequence DNA region contains:
- the tmem50a gene encoding transmembrane protein 50A yields MSGFLDGIRCGDCECNVDWGERRNTIASIAAGVLFFTGWWIIIDAAVKYPDEAVFHHAYHTCGVIATVAFLMINAVSNGQVRGDSYSEGCMGQTGARVWLFIGFMLAFGSLIASMWILFGGFVVPHKDVVYPGIAVFFQNAFIFFGGLVFKFGRTEDLWQ; encoded by the exons ATGTCAGGATTTTTAGACGGCATCCGGTGTGGAGACTGTGAGTGCAATGTTgactggggggagagaagaaataCCATAGCATCTATAGCAGCTGGAGTCTTG TTTTTCACTGGATGGTGGATCATCATTGATGCAGCTGTGAAATATCCAGATGAGGCAGTATTTCATCATGCCTACCACACATGTGGTGTCATTGCTACTGTGGCTTTTCTCAT GATCAATGCCGTGTCAAATGGCCAGGTACGAGGAGACAGCTACAGCGAAGGCTGCATGGGACAGACAG GTGCTCGAGTGTGGCTCTTCATTGGCTTCATGCTGGCGTTCGGCTCGCTCATTGCCTCTATGTGGATTCTTTTTGGAGGCTTTGTTGTACCCC ACAAGGATGTGGTGTATCCTGGAATAGCAGTTTTTTTCCAAAATGCTTTCATATTCTTTGG gggctTGGTCTTCAAGTTTGGCCGCACTGAGGACCTGTGGCAATAG
- the rsrp1 gene encoding arginine/serine-rich protein 1, producing the protein MRKDSHTKMTAVRLSEGISLVFDQETLSNSASPPLSTRSRSRSSHGSSKHSSGSGSRAHRREACTGRRHRSSSSTSSSSSSPRPRSRSHPRCHRAASRSRCSHPRRHRRSHHSSPQRKRAHSRSSSPSSPPRRSSHRSRPRSSAGRTADHRKPMGSFRAKSSKSTKTNRSHSRSPGRLTVRLNLDGKTDDIWIANTKPGAEESPRLTTPEPQPNSDGWVTLEPAFQKSPTQNSDLEPEDDGPSPKMSPTRKGISFSINNAVAKPTMIATSAESKVIHRVESYSSRAPYGHWMPVKRVPQTSLSRSSKHSLATSH; encoded by the exons ATGAGGAAAGACTCTCACACCAAGATGACTGCAGTCCGACTAAGTGAAGGGATCAGTCTCGTCTTCGATCAGGAAACGCTCTCTaactcagcctctcccccctTGTCCACACGCTCCCGTTCCAGAAGTAGTCATGGAAGCAGTAAACATTCCTCCGGTTCCGGTAGCCGGGCCCATAGAAGAGAGGCTTGTACAGGCCGTCGTCACaggtcctcctccagcactTCCTCATCAAGCAGTAGCCCCCGCCCCAGGTCCCGTTCTCACCCTCGCTGCCACAGAGCCGCCTCTCGTTCCCGTTGCTCCCACCCTCGCAGGCACAGGCGTAGCCACCACTCTTCCCCACAACGCAAAAGGGCGCACTCCCGCTCAtccagcccctcatcccccccccgtCGCAGCAGCCACCGCTCTCGCCCCAGGTCCTCAGCCGGTAGGACAGCTGACCACAGGAAGCCCATGGGTAGTTTCAGGGCCAAGTCCTCCAAATctaccaagacaaacaggaGCCACTCCAGATCTCCAGGACGGTTGACCGTTAGACTAAACTTGGATG GAAAGACAGATGACATTTGGATTGCGAATACCAAGCCAGGCGCTGAGGAGAGCCCCAGACTgaccacaccagaaccacagCCCAATTCAGATGGGTGGGTCACACTAGAGCCAGCCTTCCAGAAGAGTCCAACACAG AACAGTGACCTGGAGCCTGAGGATGATGGCCCAAGCCCCAAGATGTCACCTACTCGAAAGGGGATCTCATTCAGCATCAAT AACGCAGTGGCCAAGCCCACAATGATTGCCACCAGTGCAGAGAGTAAGGTAATCCACAGAGTGGAGAGCTACAGCAGCAGGGCACCATACGGTCACTGGATGCCTGTCAAGAGAGTCCCCCAAACCTCTCTGTCCCGCTCCTCCAAACATTCCCTTGCCACCTCACACTAG
- the mgst3b gene encoding microsomal glutathione S-transferase 3b has protein sequence MEILELLPSSFGYVILTYLYSWIMLCYLGIKVGGARKKYDVKYPTMYSDKDPVFNCIQRAHQNTLEVYPQWLVFQTIASLVYPTSAAVLGAIWVTSRFSYAWGYYTGDPVKRMQGVYGYIGLFGVIILTISVALQLLGVI, from the exons ATGGAGATTTTGGAGTTATTGCCATCTAGTTTTGGATATGTTATCCTTACATACTTGTATAGCTGGATAATGTTGTGTTATCTCGGGATTAAGGTTGGGGGCGCCAGAAAGAAGTACGATGTCAAG TACCCTACGATGTACAGTGACAAGGATCCAGTGTTTAATTGTATTCAGAGGGCCCATCAAAACACACTAGAGGTGTACCCACAGTGGCTTGTGTTCCAGACTATTGCCTCACTTGTCTACCCA ACCTCAGCAGCTGTGCTTGGGGCCATCTGGGTGACTAGCAGGTTCTCTTATGCATGGGGCTACTACACCGGAG ACCCAGTCAAGAGGATGCAAGGCGTCTATGGATATATTGGGTTATTTGGAGTCATCATTCTTACAATTTCAGTGGCTTTGCAGTTGCTGGGAGTCATTTAG
- the rhd gene encoding rh blood group, D antigen isoform X1 translates to MAPQYAPSLRSRLFPLLICLQTSFIVIFLFCVKYDHHISDDKLLYAEFQDVNVMVVLGFGFLATFLSRYSFSGSGFNLLVAAMAVQWALILNGLESWYHRGQIIINLRSLVIAEMCAASALISIGAVLGKTNPVHLLLIALIEVSGFVLNGLILQTYLRVKPLYCTMLLHIFGAFFGLMMSWVLYSEDSEQQHEKEKIHRRTGLFSLLGTLFLWMFWPSFNSVLVDPNDHQRKLTAVYSTYLALSVSAVTAAGVSVLSSPTGKFNLVHVQSSSLAGGVAVGVSMSAVREPWVAMTIGLAAAVISTLGLRYIRPHLLSAFKCHDTCGVLSVHGLPGILGWLAHLLLQLADSDDLTTAIRCAVFNICTLNVTLSLSMALGVIAGMLLKWNFWRPPQEKKFFDDQAFWECTSEKFMEKDMDIWKGMIEGPT, encoded by the exons ATGGCTCCTCAGTACGCACCAAGTCTACGCTCTCGACTATTTCCTCTGCTCATATGCTTGCAGACGAGTTTCATTGTAATATTCCTTTTTTGTGTAAAGTATGACCACCACATATCGGATGATAAGTTACTTTACGCGG AGTTTCAGGATGTCAATGTGATGGTGGTTCTTGGGTTTGGCTTCCTAGCCACATTCTTGTCAAGGTACAGCTTCAGTGGCTCTGGTTTCAACCTCTTGGTGGCAGCCATGGCGGTCCAGTGGGCACTCATCTTAAATGGATTAGAATCTTGGTATCACAGAGGACAGATAATAATAAACCTCAGAAG CCTGGTGATTGCTGAGATGTGTGCAGCATCAGCCCTCATTTCCATTGGTGCTGTACTTGGGAAAACCAACCCTGTCCATCTTCTCCTCATCGCCCTTATTGAGGTCTCAGGGTTTGTGCTGAATGGCTTGATCCTCCAGACCTACCTGAGG GTGAAGCCTCTGTATTGTACCATGCTGCTTCACATCTTTGGTGCTTTCTTTGgactgatgatgtcatgggTCCTCTACAGTGAGGATTCAGAGCAACAACACGAGAAAGAGAAAATCCATCGCAGGACAGGACTGTTCTCCTTGCTTG GGACTCTGTTCTTGTGGATGTTCTGGCCCAGTTTCAACTCGGTCCTGGTAGATCCCAATGACCATCAGAGGAAGCTGACAGCAGTCTACAGTACCTACCTAGCCCTGTCCGTTAGTGCTGTGACCGCTGCTGGGGTTTCAGTTCTTTCCAGCCCCACAGGGAAATTCAACTTG GTACACGTCCAGAGCTCATCTCTTGCTGGTGGGGTAGCTGTTGGGGTTTCCATGTCAGCTGTCCGTGAGCCGTGGGTAGCCATGACGATTGGATTGGCTGCTGCAGTGATATCGACATTAGGATTGAGATACATCCGG CCCCACCTGCTGTCTGCTTTTAAATGCCACGATACCTGTGGTGTCCTCAGTGTCCATGGGCTGCCAGGCATCTTGGGATGGCTGGCACATCTACTCCTTCAGCTTGCTGACTCTGATGACCTCACAAC GGCTATTCGTTGTGCAGTGTTTAACATTTGCACTCTTAATGTCACGCTGAGTCTCAGTATGGCACTGGGGGTCATAGCAG GAATGCTTTTGAAGTGGAATTTTTGGAGGCCACCCcaagaaaaaaagttttttgaCGACCAGGCCTTCTGGGAG TGCACAAGTGAGAAGTTTATGGAGAAAGACATGGATATTTGGAAAGGAATGATTGAAGGTCCAACATAA
- the rhd gene encoding rh blood group, D antigen isoform X2 translates to MAPQYAPSLRSRLFPLLICLQTSFIVIFLFCVKYDHHISDDKLLYAEFQDVNVMVVLGFGFLATFLSRYSFSGSGFNLLVAAMAVQWALILNGLESWYHRGQIIINLRSLVIAEMCAASALISIGAVLGKTNPVHLLLIALIEVSGFVLNGLILQTYLRVKPLYCTMLLHIFGAFFGLMMSWVLYSEDSEQQHEKEKIHRRTGLFSLLGTLFLWMFWPSFNSVLVDPNDHQRKLTAVYSTYLALSVSAVTAAGVSVLSSPTGKFNLVHVQSSSLAGGVAVGVSMSAVREPWVAMTIGLAAAVISTLGLRYIRPHLLSAFKCHDTCGVLSVHGLPGILGWLAHLLLQLADSDDLTTAIRCAVFNICTLNVTLSLSMALGVIAGMLLKWNFWRPPQEKKFFDDQAFWEFPHLAVHK, encoded by the exons ATGGCTCCTCAGTACGCACCAAGTCTACGCTCTCGACTATTTCCTCTGCTCATATGCTTGCAGACGAGTTTCATTGTAATATTCCTTTTTTGTGTAAAGTATGACCACCACATATCGGATGATAAGTTACTTTACGCGG AGTTTCAGGATGTCAATGTGATGGTGGTTCTTGGGTTTGGCTTCCTAGCCACATTCTTGTCAAGGTACAGCTTCAGTGGCTCTGGTTTCAACCTCTTGGTGGCAGCCATGGCGGTCCAGTGGGCACTCATCTTAAATGGATTAGAATCTTGGTATCACAGAGGACAGATAATAATAAACCTCAGAAG CCTGGTGATTGCTGAGATGTGTGCAGCATCAGCCCTCATTTCCATTGGTGCTGTACTTGGGAAAACCAACCCTGTCCATCTTCTCCTCATCGCCCTTATTGAGGTCTCAGGGTTTGTGCTGAATGGCTTGATCCTCCAGACCTACCTGAGG GTGAAGCCTCTGTATTGTACCATGCTGCTTCACATCTTTGGTGCTTTCTTTGgactgatgatgtcatgggTCCTCTACAGTGAGGATTCAGAGCAACAACACGAGAAAGAGAAAATCCATCGCAGGACAGGACTGTTCTCCTTGCTTG GGACTCTGTTCTTGTGGATGTTCTGGCCCAGTTTCAACTCGGTCCTGGTAGATCCCAATGACCATCAGAGGAAGCTGACAGCAGTCTACAGTACCTACCTAGCCCTGTCCGTTAGTGCTGTGACCGCTGCTGGGGTTTCAGTTCTTTCCAGCCCCACAGGGAAATTCAACTTG GTACACGTCCAGAGCTCATCTCTTGCTGGTGGGGTAGCTGTTGGGGTTTCCATGTCAGCTGTCCGTGAGCCGTGGGTAGCCATGACGATTGGATTGGCTGCTGCAGTGATATCGACATTAGGATTGAGATACATCCGG CCCCACCTGCTGTCTGCTTTTAAATGCCACGATACCTGTGGTGTCCTCAGTGTCCATGGGCTGCCAGGCATCTTGGGATGGCTGGCACATCTACTCCTTCAGCTTGCTGACTCTGATGACCTCACAAC GGCTATTCGTTGTGCAGTGTTTAACATTTGCACTCTTAATGTCACGCTGAGTCTCAGTATGGCACTGGGGGTCATAGCAG GAATGCTTTTGAAGTGGAATTTTTGGAGGCCACCCcaagaaaaaaagttttttgaCGACCAGGCCTTCTGGGAG TTTCCCCACCTTGCAGTGCACAAGTGA